One window from the genome of Helicoverpa armigera isolate CAAS_96S chromosome 4, ASM3070526v1, whole genome shotgun sequence encodes:
- the LOC126056000 gene encoding probable palmitoyltransferase ZDHHC24, which yields MHSFQRTSRIGNFLSKLQYYGVVFLMIPGIFIFQITVVYPNLVEMLQVGVIKQLVHLCLITFCFVNVVGNMIFSMIMDSNLKKPVYGEGTYCEYCRMARPAKSWHCMRCNACILKRDHHCAFLSRCIGLNNQRYFILFLGHILLSMIYATYYNYYFVTMKFENDGWLLSAFRILNPMIRFVIPEPMGVKDLYVFYLFLNMGLIVWSGSLFFYHTRNIVMGVSSYESKFPELMDSSKWKDNMLRVFGTRWYLAIVWPMCESPLPDDDKDP from the coding sequence ATGCATTCATTTCAAAGAACATCTCGGATCGGAAACTTTCTCTCAAAGTTACAGTATTACGGAGTGGTGTTTTTGATGATTCCCGGAATCTTTATCTTCCAAATAACTGTCGTATATCCTAACCTTGTCGAGATGCTGCAAGTTGGTGTCATAAAACAGTTGGTTCATCTCTGCTTAATAACGTTCTGCTTCGTAAATGTTGTTGGTAACATGATTTTCAGTATGATAATGGACTCAAATTTAAAGAAGCCAGTGTATGGTGAGGGAACTTATTGCGAATACTGTCGGATGGCGAGGCCAGCGAAGAGTTGGCATTGCATGAGGTGCAATGCTTGCATCTTAAAGAGAGATCATCACTGCGCTTTCCTCTCTCGCTGCATCGGACTCAACAACCAGAGATACTTCATCCTATTCCTCGGTCACATCTTGTTATCGATGATCTATGCTACCTATTACAACTACTACTTCGTGACAATGAAGTTTGAAAACGATGGCTGGCTACTATCAGCGTTCCGCATCCTGAATCCTATGATAAGGTTCGTTATACCAGAACCTATGGGCGTCAAGGACTTGTATGTGTTCTACTTATTCTTGAACATGGGTCTAATAGTTTGGTCTGGTAGCTTGTTCTTCTATCATACAAGAAATATTGTGATGGGGGTGTCCTCTTACGAGTCTAAGTTCCCTGAGCTAATGGACTCTTCGAAGTGGAAGGATAATATGTTAAGAGTATTTGGTACTAGATGGTACCTGGCAATAGTATGGCCGATGTGCGAGAGTCCGTTACCAGATGACGATAAAGACCCTTGA